A genome region from Micromonospora peucetia includes the following:
- a CDS encoding aminotransferase class I/II-fold pyridoxal phosphate-dependent enzyme has protein sequence MKLSSSYVLVNREMSMDILAGGLFDQPRRAPRLAPTHPCRRKGPTAGERSAPVRPPLEALQSAPACLFARITFGAYHHQRTQTVTPPAPLDSEECLRLIQSQLTLRTTNALARAIIDMIASGELPAQSQLPTVRDLAAQLGMSRSAVAQAWKTLSLRYVIETRRRGGTFVLGPPQPPRARRFDSMVRTSSTMPIDLGNLRSDDLTPPDLAPALEYALGSRTLHNTFADPITPELAASVRPYWPSETNHFLATHGLVDALELALTSVARPGDRVIIESPSQARVLDILESIGATAVPVQYRPDGPDLDQLRVALISKPVAMIYQPNGSAPSGRTVDDNWIEAAAALLRDESFPIFELSLTPLMRSRQRSLANHLPSRVVHMQSYNFFFGADLRVAVVGGGPEYIEMMWMRLTYSSRWVSRILQLALAFQLTDARAKHHTSEFVIECRRRHAAFSQALASHGFDLEKTDGPHIWLPVPDEHSVCTRLSRHGIVVHPGSFFEAQPAQQQHVHVNGAALGHGMDTTARSIAEACQIPAKVGEISSVSIHR, from the coding sequence ATGAAGCTAAGTTCGAGTTATGTTCTGGTCAACAGAGAAATGTCCATGGACATATTAGCCGGTGGGTTGTTTGACCAGCCACGACGTGCTCCTCGGCTGGCTCCGACCCACCCCTGCCGCCGGAAGGGCCCCACAGCGGGCGAGCGCTCCGCCCCGGTTCGACCCCCACTTGAGGCACTACAGTCAGCACCGGCATGCCTTTTCGCCCGAATCACTTTTGGCGCATACCACCACCAGAGGACACAAACCGTGACACCACCGGCGCCGCTGGACAGCGAGGAATGCCTGCGGCTCATTCAGTCGCAGCTCACGCTGCGTACGACCAACGCGTTGGCTCGCGCGATCATCGACATGATCGCCTCGGGCGAGCTGCCGGCGCAGTCCCAGCTGCCCACAGTGCGGGATCTGGCGGCCCAGTTGGGGATGAGCCGATCGGCGGTGGCGCAGGCATGGAAGACACTCAGCCTGCGGTATGTGATCGAGACCCGGCGTCGGGGTGGCACCTTTGTCCTGGGGCCACCGCAACCCCCGCGGGCCCGACGGTTCGACAGCATGGTCCGCACCTCGTCAACGATGCCGATCGACCTGGGAAACCTGCGCAGCGACGACCTGACGCCGCCGGATCTGGCTCCGGCTCTTGAGTACGCACTCGGTAGCCGCACCCTGCACAACACCTTTGCCGATCCCATCACGCCCGAGCTGGCGGCATCCGTCCGGCCGTACTGGCCGTCCGAGACCAATCACTTCCTTGCCACTCACGGCCTCGTTGACGCCCTCGAGTTGGCGCTCACCTCGGTGGCTCGCCCCGGCGACCGGGTGATCATCGAGTCGCCCAGCCAGGCGCGGGTGCTCGACATCCTGGAGTCGATCGGCGCCACCGCCGTCCCTGTCCAGTACCGGCCGGACGGCCCCGACCTGGACCAGTTGCGGGTGGCGCTGATCAGCAAGCCGGTCGCGATGATCTACCAGCCGAATGGGAGCGCCCCGTCGGGCCGGACCGTGGACGACAACTGGATCGAGGCCGCTGCGGCGTTGCTCCGCGACGAGTCGTTTCCGATCTTCGAGCTGTCACTGACTCCGCTGATGCGGTCCCGACAGCGATCCCTGGCGAACCATCTGCCGAGCCGGGTCGTCCACATGCAGAGTTACAACTTCTTCTTCGGCGCCGACCTGCGCGTCGCCGTGGTCGGCGGCGGCCCGGAATACATCGAAATGATGTGGATGCGGCTCACCTACTCATCCCGGTGGGTCAGTCGAATCCTCCAGCTCGCGTTGGCATTCCAATTGACCGACGCCAGAGCAAAACACCACACGAGTGAATTCGTCATCGAGTGCAGACGGCGACATGCCGCATTCAGCCAGGCCCTCGCCAGCCACGGGTTCGACCTCGAAAAGACTGACGGACCGCACATCTGGCTGCCCGTTCCCGACGAGCACTCGGTCTGTACACGACTCAGCCGGCACGGAATCGTCGTACACCCCGGCAGCTTCTTCGAAGCGCAACCGGCTCAGCAGCAGCACGTGCACGTCAACGGCGCCGCGCTGGGCCATGGCATGGACACCACGGCCCGATCGATCGCCGAGGCGTGTCAGATACCCGCGAAGGTCGGCGAGATCTCCTCAGTCTCGATCCACCGGTGA
- a CDS encoding ABC transporter substrate-binding protein, producing MTIDFVVATPHDAIEFNDVYRNTTASAGYIACNNIYNRVVLNEWYDINPFPDLATHWEQLDGSRRWRFHLNKAARWQDGTPLTAHDVVYTHLHAKEMGYTGGRFMKDVETIVAVNDHTVDYHLHTANAGFLVLLGNFIFTHILPRHLYEGTDWATNPHNLKPVGSGPFRLAEWIPGEHVIMEAVKNHWGPQPEIDRLILKIVKDRDECVRMVARGEAHYFPQDTLTKDRLHLLDGATANIELLKDPGPGMALLDFNHGREIWQDKRVREAVAHAVNRAEIAELGDPGVSQAWDHYLLGSVEWSFNPDAKAPAHDAERARALLDEAGMKADASGVRARLSLFYMDSFHGHKPLAELIKSQLGAIGFEVNFEGLSSVDWARRIGREHDFDLIIVGGSMAPDPEITAPKYSTGGENNMAQHRNPDVDAAYLAARTAGTLAERGEHYRRLQEIWARDTEWVPLFWYGTYFARSRDFFGWSDQVGYSVPWWHWGRIRAV from the coding sequence ATGACGATCGACTTTGTGGTGGCGACCCCACACGACGCGATTGAATTCAACGACGTCTACCGCAACACCACCGCAAGTGCCGGCTACATCGCCTGCAACAACATCTACAACCGGGTCGTGCTGAACGAGTGGTATGACATCAACCCGTTCCCCGATCTGGCGACCCACTGGGAGCAGTTGGACGGGTCGCGCCGGTGGCGCTTCCACCTCAACAAGGCGGCCCGGTGGCAGGACGGCACGCCGCTAACCGCGCACGACGTCGTGTACACCCACCTCCACGCCAAGGAGATGGGCTACACCGGCGGGCGGTTCATGAAGGACGTCGAGACGATCGTGGCGGTCAACGACCACACCGTCGACTACCACCTGCACACCGCCAACGCCGGATTCCTCGTCCTGCTGGGCAACTTCATCTTCACCCACATCCTGCCCCGGCACCTGTACGAGGGAACCGACTGGGCCACGAACCCGCACAACCTCAAGCCGGTGGGCTCCGGTCCGTTCCGGCTGGCGGAGTGGATTCCGGGCGAGCACGTCATCATGGAAGCGGTCAAGAACCACTGGGGTCCGCAGCCGGAGATCGACCGGCTGATCCTGAAGATCGTCAAGGACCGCGACGAGTGCGTCCGGATGGTCGCCCGGGGTGAGGCGCACTACTTCCCGCAGGACACCCTGACCAAGGACCGGCTGCACCTGCTCGACGGGGCCACGGCCAACATCGAGCTGCTGAAGGACCCGGGGCCGGGAATGGCGCTGCTGGACTTCAACCACGGCCGCGAGATCTGGCAGGACAAGCGGGTACGGGAAGCGGTCGCCCACGCGGTGAACCGGGCGGAGATCGCCGAACTCGGCGACCCCGGGGTGTCCCAGGCATGGGACCACTACCTGCTCGGTTCGGTGGAGTGGTCGTTCAACCCGGACGCCAAGGCGCCGGCCCACGACGCGGAACGCGCGCGGGCACTGCTGGACGAGGCGGGCATGAAGGCCGACGCCTCCGGCGTACGGGCTCGGTTGTCACTGTTCTACATGGACAGCTTCCACGGCCACAAGCCGTTGGCCGAGCTGATCAAGAGCCAGTTGGGCGCCATCGGCTTCGAGGTGAACTTCGAGGGCCTGTCGTCGGTGGACTGGGCTCGCCGGATCGGCCGCGAGCATGACTTCGACCTGATCATCGTCGGTGGCTCGATGGCACCGGACCCGGAGATCACCGCCCCGAAGTACTCCACCGGGGGCGAGAACAACATGGCCCAGCACCGTAACCCCGACGTGGACGCCGCCTACCTGGCCGCGCGCACCGCGGGCACGCTCGCCGAGCGCGGTGAGCACTACCGCCGGCTCCAGGAGATCTGGGCCCGGGACACCGAGTGGGTGCCGCTGTTCTGGTACGGCACCTACTTCGCCCGGAGCCGGGACTTCTTCGGCTGGTCCGACCAGGTCGGCTACTCGGTGCCGTGGTGGCACTGGGGCAGAATCCGCGCCGTCTAG
- a CDS encoding asparaginase, whose protein sequence is MSIALFTLGGTIAMGGTDPGRAGVVTRLTGADLTAAVPGLDALGLPLDVRDTQAVPSAHLTYRQLLDVVDAASRAVTAGATGVVVTQGTDTLEESAFLADLVWPHVAPLVFTGAMRNPTLAGPDGPANLLAAARVAAAPAARDLGVLVAFADEIHAARWVRKTHSTSTATFASPNAGPVGQVLEGQVRVLARPERREPLPPVDLARLDTVRVALHTVTLDDDGGLLDGVAATHHGLVVAGFGVGHVPAVLVPALGALAGRIPVVLTSRTGAGAVLRHTYGAVGSETDLQRRGLLNGGLLDPYKAKVLLRLLLAAGAGRDEIAAAFVRHG, encoded by the coding sequence GTGTCCATCGCCCTGTTCACGCTCGGCGGCACCATCGCGATGGGCGGGACGGATCCTGGCCGGGCCGGGGTCGTCACCCGGCTGACCGGAGCCGACCTCACCGCCGCCGTGCCCGGCCTGGACGCGCTCGGCCTGCCGCTGGACGTGCGCGACACCCAGGCGGTGCCGAGCGCGCACCTGACGTACCGCCAACTGCTCGACGTGGTTGACGCCGCCTCGCGGGCGGTGACGGCCGGCGCCACCGGCGTGGTGGTCACCCAGGGCACCGACACGCTGGAGGAATCGGCGTTCCTCGCCGACCTGGTCTGGCCGCACGTCGCGCCGCTGGTGTTCACCGGCGCGATGCGCAACCCGACCCTGGCCGGTCCCGACGGCCCGGCGAACCTGCTCGCCGCCGCCCGGGTGGCCGCCGCGCCCGCCGCCCGCGACCTGGGCGTGCTGGTCGCCTTCGCCGACGAGATCCACGCCGCGCGCTGGGTACGCAAGACGCACAGCACCAGCACCGCCACCTTCGCCTCGCCCAACGCCGGGCCGGTCGGGCAGGTGCTTGAAGGACAGGTACGCGTGCTGGCCCGCCCGGAGCGGCGGGAGCCGCTGCCTCCCGTCGACCTGGCCCGGCTCGACACCGTCCGGGTGGCGCTGCACACCGTGACACTCGACGACGACGGCGGACTGCTCGACGGCGTGGCGGCCACGCACCACGGGCTGGTGGTGGCCGGCTTCGGCGTCGGGCATGTTCCGGCCGTGCTGGTGCCGGCGCTCGGCGCGCTGGCCGGGCGGATTCCGGTGGTGCTCACCTCCCGCACCGGGGCGGGCGCGGTACTGCGGCACACGTACGGGGCGGTCGGCTCGGAGACGGACCTGCAACGCCGGGGCCTGCTGAACGGCGGGCTACTCGACCCGTACAAGGCGAAGGTGCTGCTGCGGCTGCTGCTCGCGGCCGGCGCGGGCCGCGACGAGATCGCCGCAGCCTTCGTCCGGCACGGCTGA
- a CDS encoding ABC transporter family substrate-binding protein, whose translation MKTSRRLVAVVALAALAGMAGCTKIADDKPNAPTSSTEVTDGGTLTIAAASAPVDWNPLSAAGDTTGQRQQQWPFYPHPFLTNPDTSVVLNKALLESAEVVSTDPMKVEYKIQPKAVWSDDTPITGKDFEYTQAVQDPKKCAECKAAFTEGYSLITSVDTSADGKTVTMTYSQPFAQWQALFNYILPAHVAASYGNLATSFNDGFGKNVPKFSGGPYLVKEYQDGVSMTMVKNPKWYGDPAHLDTINTRYIAGQGAQITALQNGEIDLAYQNPTVDTVNQVKAMSNTTVLLGSTLTYFHLGMKTTGDVMSDPALRKAISTGLNLEDMRKRTVGQFAPDQPSSKSSVYVPGQKVGGIPAYRDNTDELNIGKGDTKAALDILEKAGYKVTDGKLILPNGKPLRDLKMLTLSTDVLRMELAQITQSQLKPLGITVTIDAADGARYSPALRAGSFDIMATGTALDLGSLSLQQWYGTKAARSFGYSSPEADRLFAAAATELDPQKQIDLMNEIDRTLLSDGVVLPLFANPQMAAYPSKFGNIFINPSKYGTTMNVEQWGLRK comes from the coding sequence GTGAAAACCTCTCGACGCCTCGTGGCCGTTGTCGCGCTTGCCGCGCTCGCCGGGATGGCCGGCTGCACGAAGATCGCCGATGACAAGCCGAACGCTCCGACCTCGTCAACCGAGGTGACGGACGGTGGGACGCTGACCATCGCCGCCGCCAGCGCTCCCGTGGACTGGAACCCGCTGTCCGCCGCCGGTGACACCACCGGCCAGCGCCAGCAGCAGTGGCCGTTCTATCCGCACCCGTTCCTGACCAACCCGGACACCAGCGTGGTGCTCAACAAGGCACTCCTGGAATCGGCCGAGGTGGTCAGCACCGACCCGATGAAGGTCGAATACAAGATCCAACCGAAGGCCGTCTGGTCCGATGACACACCCATCACCGGCAAGGACTTCGAGTACACGCAGGCCGTGCAGGACCCGAAGAAGTGCGCCGAGTGCAAGGCCGCCTTCACCGAGGGCTACTCGCTGATCACGTCCGTCGACACCAGCGCGGACGGCAAGACGGTGACGATGACCTACTCGCAGCCGTTCGCCCAGTGGCAGGCGCTGTTCAACTACATCCTGCCGGCGCACGTGGCCGCGTCGTACGGGAACCTGGCGACCTCGTTCAACGACGGTTTCGGCAAGAACGTGCCGAAGTTCTCGGGCGGCCCGTACCTGGTGAAGGAATACCAGGACGGCGTCTCGATGACGATGGTCAAGAACCCCAAGTGGTACGGCGACCCGGCGCACCTGGACACCATCAACACCCGCTACATCGCCGGTCAGGGCGCACAGATCACCGCCCTGCAGAACGGTGAGATCGACCTCGCGTACCAGAACCCCACGGTCGACACCGTCAACCAGGTGAAGGCCATGAGCAACACGACCGTCCTGCTCGGTTCGACGCTCACCTACTTCCACCTCGGCATGAAGACCACCGGCGACGTGATGAGCGACCCGGCGCTGCGCAAGGCCATCTCCACCGGGCTCAACCTGGAGGACATGCGCAAGCGCACCGTGGGCCAGTTCGCCCCGGATCAGCCGAGCTCGAAGAGCAGCGTGTACGTGCCCGGGCAGAAGGTGGGTGGCATTCCCGCCTACCGCGACAACACCGATGAGCTCAACATCGGCAAGGGCGACACCAAGGCTGCTCTCGACATCCTCGAGAAGGCCGGTTACAAGGTCACCGACGGCAAGTTGATCCTCCCGAACGGGAAGCCGCTGCGTGACCTGAAGATGCTGACCCTGTCCACCGATGTCCTTCGCATGGAACTCGCGCAGATCACCCAGTCGCAGCTCAAGCCGCTGGGCATCACCGTGACCATCGACGCCGCCGACGGCGCCCGCTACTCTCCCGCGTTGCGGGCGGGCAGCTTCGACATCATGGCCACCGGCACCGCCCTCGACCTGGGCTCGCTCTCCCTCCAGCAGTGGTACGGCACCAAGGCCGCCCGCTCGTTCGGCTACTCGTCGCCGGAGGCGGATCGACTCTTCGCGGCAGCCGCGACGGAGCTGGACCCGCAGAAGCAGATCGATCTGATGAATGAGATCGACCGGACGCTCCTGTCCGACGGTGTGGTGCTGCCGCTGTTCGCCAACCCGCAGATGGCCGCGTACCCCAGCAAGTTCGGCAACATCTTCATCAATCCCAGCAAGTACGGAACCACGATGAATGTCGAGCAGTGGGGACTACGTAAGTAG
- a CDS encoding MFS transporter: protein MTQQAARPTEGAAPERRSLLRSRNFGLLLAGQTVSELGTRVSGVAVPLLAVGTLDASVFQVALLTALAWLPYLIFSLPAGILADRVDQRRLMVACDLGRAALLLSVPVVALAGRLTLGFLYAVVGLCGVLTVLFTVAHKSMLPRLVPADRLVDANAKLTVSQDSAELVGPTVGGVLVGLVGAARTFVVTGLTFAVSGLTLLLIRDAPAAPTPHRDRVPLRVEMTEGLGFIRRQPILRSILACTTTSNFFAMASSSIEVVFLLQELHATPALVGLVFSVSAVGGLVVGVLADRLTTWLGSARVIWVAMAVPGPLYLLMPLAQPGWGMLLYGIGLAAFSANAVLYNVATLTYRQRITPPELLGRVNAAFLWVCFGVIPLGALVGGTLGSQLGLRPALWICVLGTWSAALFVVVSPLRRMRDMPAA, encoded by the coding sequence GTGACGCAGCAGGCGGCCAGGCCCACCGAGGGTGCCGCACCGGAGCGGCGATCGCTGCTGCGCAGCCGGAACTTCGGGCTGCTCCTGGCCGGGCAGACGGTCAGCGAGCTGGGCACCCGGGTCTCCGGTGTGGCGGTGCCGCTGCTCGCCGTCGGCACGCTCGACGCCAGCGTCTTCCAGGTGGCGCTGCTGACCGCGCTCGCCTGGCTGCCGTACCTGATCTTCTCCCTGCCCGCCGGGATCCTCGCCGACCGGGTCGACCAGCGGCGGCTGATGGTCGCCTGCGACCTGGGCCGGGCGGCGCTGCTGCTGTCCGTGCCGGTGGTCGCCCTGGCCGGTCGGCTCACCCTCGGTTTCCTGTACGCGGTGGTCGGGCTCTGCGGCGTGCTCACCGTCCTGTTCACCGTGGCCCACAAGAGCATGCTGCCGAGGCTGGTGCCAGCGGACCGGCTCGTGGACGCCAACGCGAAGCTCACCGTCAGCCAGGACTCCGCCGAACTCGTCGGCCCGACGGTCGGCGGGGTGCTGGTCGGGCTCGTCGGTGCCGCGCGGACGTTCGTCGTCACCGGCCTCACGTTCGCCGTCAGCGGGCTGACCCTGCTGCTGATCCGGGACGCGCCGGCCGCGCCCACGCCGCATCGCGACCGGGTGCCGCTGCGGGTGGAGATGACCGAAGGGCTGGGCTTCATCCGGCGCCAGCCGATCCTGCGCAGCATCCTCGCCTGCACCACCACCTCGAACTTCTTCGCGATGGCGTCCAGCTCCATCGAGGTGGTCTTCCTGCTCCAGGAGTTGCACGCCACGCCGGCGCTGGTCGGGCTGGTCTTCTCGGTGAGCGCCGTGGGCGGCCTGGTGGTCGGCGTACTCGCCGACCGGTTGACCACGTGGCTCGGCTCGGCCCGGGTGATCTGGGTGGCGATGGCCGTCCCGGGCCCGCTCTACCTGCTCATGCCCCTGGCGCAGCCCGGCTGGGGGATGCTGCTCTACGGCATCGGGTTGGCCGCGTTCTCCGCCAACGCGGTGCTCTACAACGTGGCCACCCTGACGTACCGGCAGCGGATCACGCCACCCGAGCTGCTGGGCCGGGTGAACGCGGCGTTCCTCTGGGTCTGCTTCGGCGTGATCCCGCTCGGCGCGCTGGTCGGCGGCACCCTGGGCAGCCAGCTCGGGCTGCGGCCGGCGCTCTGGATCTGCGTGCTCGGCACGTGGAGCGCCGCGCTCTTCGTCGTCGTCTCCCCGCTGCGCCGGATGCGGGACATGCCGGCGGCCTGA
- a CDS encoding TraR/DksA family transcriptional regulator codes for MTTTPIKSNEQKWLDDLRTTLTNDFEAQTVRLTQLTADTGDPGEAHTQSALIAATRRSIEQISGALRRLAEGRYGVCEKCSAPIPRERLEVLPHARFCVPCQQKQH; via the coding sequence ATGACCACCACGCCCATCAAGTCGAACGAGCAGAAGTGGCTCGATGACCTGCGTACGACACTGACCAACGACTTCGAGGCGCAGACCGTCCGGCTCACGCAGCTGACCGCCGACACCGGCGACCCGGGCGAGGCGCACACCCAGAGCGCACTGATCGCCGCCACCCGGCGAAGCATCGAACAGATCAGCGGTGCGCTGCGGCGCCTCGCCGAGGGCCGCTACGGCGTCTGCGAGAAGTGCAGCGCCCCGATCCCCCGGGAGCGCCTGGAGGTGCTGCCGCACGCCCGCTTCTGCGTGCCCTGCCAGCAGAAGCAACACTGA
- a CDS encoding DUF5522 domain-containing protein: protein MTGERRPLADRPLTEPHPSRLPPEHPDRERTLAAHAAALTAGEAGYLDPASGLFVLSAGFLARRGTCCGRGCRHCPYVDD, encoded by the coding sequence GTGACTGGAGAGCGACGACCGTTGGCGGACCGGCCGCTGACCGAGCCGCACCCGTCCCGGCTGCCGCCGGAGCACCCGGACCGGGAGCGGACCCTGGCCGCGCATGCCGCAGCCCTGACCGCAGGTGAGGCCGGCTACCTTGACCCGGCCAGTGGCCTCTTCGTGCTCAGTGCGGGTTTCCTGGCCCGGCGTGGCACCTGCTGCGGTCGCGGCTGCCGGCACTGCCCGTACGTCGACGACTGA
- a CDS encoding DUF2332 domain-containing protein, whose amino-acid sequence MTTAETYAEFATREARGVSPTYERLSLAVSRDDELLTLLAALPPTRRQPNLLFGVVRLLGGPVDDPAAFRDFTLANWPAIEAELRTRATQTNEPGRCAVLLPVLAALPQPLALLEVGASAGLCLYPDRYAYRYNDHLFGAGEPVLDCATTAVAPPDRLPEVVWRAGLDLKPLRVTDPADVAWLDALIWPEHTHRRARLRAAASVAASDPPLLVRGDLVDDLPALAARAPAGATLVVFHTSVLYQVPVPRREAFADVVRRLPGHWISNESQDVLPHDVLPEPPDEALYNVLALDGRPLAWTRSHGQAMTWFG is encoded by the coding sequence ATGACGACCGCCGAGACGTACGCCGAGTTCGCCACCCGGGAGGCGCGCGGCGTGTCGCCGACGTACGAGCGCCTGTCCCTCGCCGTCTCCCGCGACGACGAACTGTTGACCCTGCTCGCTGCGCTCCCGCCGACCAGGCGGCAGCCGAACCTGCTGTTCGGCGTCGTACGGCTGCTCGGCGGGCCGGTCGACGATCCGGCGGCGTTCCGCGACTTCACGCTGGCGAACTGGCCGGCGATCGAGGCGGAGCTGCGCACCCGCGCGACCCAGACGAACGAGCCCGGGCGGTGTGCCGTACTGCTGCCGGTGCTCGCCGCGTTGCCACAGCCGCTGGCGCTGCTGGAGGTGGGCGCGTCCGCCGGGCTCTGCCTCTATCCCGACCGGTACGCCTACCGCTACAACGATCACCTGTTCGGCGCGGGCGAACCGGTCCTCGACTGTGCCACCACCGCAGTGGCCCCGCCGGACCGGCTACCGGAGGTGGTGTGGCGGGCCGGCCTGGATCTGAAACCGCTGCGAGTGACCGACCCGGCGGACGTCGCCTGGCTCGACGCCCTCATCTGGCCGGAGCACACGCACCGCCGCGCCCGACTGCGGGCCGCCGCGTCCGTCGCCGCGTCCGACCCGCCGCTGCTCGTGCGCGGCGACCTGGTGGACGACCTGCCCGCGCTGGCCGCGCGGGCGCCGGCCGGCGCGACGCTGGTAGTGTTCCACACCTCCGTGCTCTACCAGGTGCCGGTACCGCGCCGGGAGGCGTTCGCCGACGTGGTACGCCGCCTGCCCGGCCACTGGATCTCCAACGAGTCCCAAGACGTGCTGCCCCACGACGTGTTGCCGGAGCCACCGGACGAGGCGCTGTACAACGTGCTCGCGCTGGACGGACGGCCCCTGGCCTGGACCCGCTCGCACGGCCAGGCGATGACCTGGTTCGGATGA